The following coding sequences are from one Vicugna pacos chromosome 11, VicPac4, whole genome shotgun sequence window:
- the BCCIP gene encoding BRCA2 and CDKN1A-interacting protein: MASRPKRRAVGAGIQAPHDEEEDDEVEDEDEDDEDSDEEEDEDDEIVDEEVNIEFEAHSISDNDYDGIKKLLQQLFLKAPVNTAELTDLLIQQNHIGSVIKQTDVSEDSDDDVDEDEIFGFISLLNLTERKGTPCAEQIKELILRLCEKNCEKSLVEQLGKLLSDSAKPVGFLLSERFINVPPQVALPMHQQLQKELAEAHKTNKPCGRCCFYLLISKTFVEAGKSNSKKKWSNQKKAELMFANAEEEFFYEKAILKFSYSVQEESDTCLGGRWSFDDAPMKPLRTVMLIPGDKMNEIMDKLKEHLSV; encoded by the exons ATGGCGTCGAGGCCTAAGCGGCGCGCCGTGGGTGCGGGAATTCAGGCTCCGCACGACGAGGAAGAGGATGATGAAGTCGAGGATGAGGACGAAGACGATGAAGACAGTGACGAAGAAGAGGATGAAGACGACGAGATCGTCGACGAG GAAGTGAATATTGAGTTTGAAGCTCATTCCATCTCAGATAATGACTACGACGGGATTAAGAAACTGCTGCAGCAG cTTTTCCTAAAAGCTCCCGTGAACACTGCAGAACTAACAGATCTCCTAATTCAGCAGAACCACATTGGGAGTGTGATTAAG CAAACGGATGTTTCTGAAGACAGTGATGATGATGTGGATGAAGATGAGATTTTTGGCTTCATAAGTCTTTTGAATTTAACTGAAAGAAAG GGTACCCCATGTGCTGAACAAATTAAAGAGTTGATTCTCCGCCTCTGTGAGAAGAACTGTGAAAAGAGCTTGGTTGAACAGCTGGGCAAGCTTCTCAGTGACTCCGCCAAGCCCGTGGGCTTCCTGCTAAGCGAGCGGTTCATTAACGTCCCTCCACAGGTTGCCCTGCCCATGCACCAGCAGCTTCA GAAAGAATTAGCAGAGGCGCACAAAACCAACAAGCCATGTGGGAGGTGTTGCTTCTACCTTCTGATCAGCAAGACGTTTGTGGAAGCAGGAAAAAGCAATTCCAAAAAGAAATGGagcaaccaaaagaaagctgagtTAATGTTTGCAAATGCAGAGGAGGAGTTTTTCTACGAG AAGGCAATCCTGAAGTTCAGCTACTCAGTCCAGGAGGAGAGCGACACGTGTCTGGGAGGCAGATGGTCTTTTGATGATGCACCGATGAAGCCCTTGAGAACCGTGATGCTAATTCCGGGCgacaaaatgaatgaaatcatggATAAACTGAAAGAACATCTGTCTGTCTAA